A genome region from Flavobacterium sp. CFS9 includes the following:
- the uvrB gene encoding excinuclease ABC subunit UvrB, whose product MNFQVSSEYSPKGDQPQAIEKLSQGIIDGEKYQTLLGVTGSGKTFTVANVIQEVQRPTLVLAHNKTLAAQLYSEFKQFFPNNAVEYFVSYYDYYQPEAFMPVTGVFIEKDLSINEELEKMRLSTTSSLLSGRRDVLVVASVSCLYGIGNPVEFQKNVIEIARDQVISRTKLLHSLVQSLYSRTEADFTPGNFRIKGDTVEVYPSYADDAYRIHFFGDEIEEIESFDAKTSQVIEKFTRLTIYPANMFVTSPDVLQNAIWEIQQDLVKQVDYFKEIGKHLEAKRLEERTNFDLEMIRELGYCSGIENYSRYLDGRDAGTRPFCLLDYFPKDYLMVVDESHVTVSQVHAMYGGDRSRKENLVEYGFRLPAAMDNRPLKFEEFEAMQNQVIYVSATPADYELQKTDGVYVEQIIRPTGLLDPIIEIRPSLNQIDDLIEEIQVRCELDERVLVTTLTKRMAEELAKYLTKVNIRCRYIHSDVDTLERIEIMQDLRKGIFDVLIGVNLLREGLDLPEVSLVAILDADKEGFLRNHRSLTQTIGRAARNLNGKAIMYADKITASMQKTIDETSYRRTKQINFNTQNNIVPQALNKKIDSAFTKNPLVEYELGHTIPAAAAEPETAYLSKSELEKMIREKRKSMEKAAKELDFLQAAKLRDDIKKLQEQLP is encoded by the coding sequence ATGAATTTCCAGGTATCCTCTGAATACAGTCCAAAAGGTGATCAGCCGCAAGCAATTGAAAAACTTTCACAAGGCATTATAGACGGTGAAAAATACCAAACTTTATTAGGAGTTACCGGTTCGGGAAAAACTTTTACGGTAGCCAATGTTATTCAGGAAGTACAGAGACCTACTTTGGTTTTGGCGCACAACAAAACACTGGCAGCACAATTGTATTCTGAGTTTAAACAATTCTTTCCGAATAATGCTGTGGAATATTTCGTTTCTTACTACGACTATTACCAACCGGAAGCTTTTATGCCGGTTACAGGAGTATTTATCGAAAAGGATCTATCCATCAATGAGGAACTGGAAAAAATGCGTCTGAGCACTACTTCTTCCCTGCTTTCGGGACGTCGTGATGTATTGGTTGTCGCTTCGGTTTCCTGTTTGTATGGTATTGGAAACCCAGTTGAATTTCAGAAAAATGTCATCGAAATAGCAAGAGATCAGGTCATTTCCCGAACGAAATTACTGCACAGCCTGGTTCAGAGTTTATATTCCCGAACGGAAGCAGATTTTACTCCCGGAAACTTCAGAATCAAAGGAGATACGGTGGAAGTATACCCAAGTTATGCTGACGATGCCTATAGAATCCACTTTTTTGGTGATGAAATAGAAGAAATAGAATCCTTTGATGCCAAGACCTCACAAGTCATTGAAAAATTCACCAGACTGACCATTTATCCGGCCAATATGTTTGTAACTTCGCCTGATGTTTTACAAAATGCTATTTGGGAAATCCAACAGGATTTAGTCAAACAAGTCGATTATTTTAAAGAAATCGGTAAACATCTGGAAGCAAAACGTCTGGAAGAACGTACGAATTTTGATTTAGAAATGATTCGCGAATTAGGATATTGTTCCGGAATTGAAAATTATTCGAGATATCTTGACGGCAGAGATGCCGGAACCCGTCCTTTCTGTTTACTAGACTATTTCCCAAAGGATTATTTGATGGTGGTAGACGAGAGTCACGTGACCGTATCACAGGTTCATGCCATGTACGGAGGCGACCGCAGCCGAAAAGAAAATCTGGTTGAATATGGTTTCCGTCTGCCTGCCGCAATGGACAACCGACCGTTGAAATTTGAGGAGTTCGAAGCCATGCAAAATCAGGTTATTTACGTGTCAGCAACACCTGCCGATTATGAACTTCAGAAAACAGACGGGGTTTATGTGGAGCAGATTATTCGTCCGACAGGATTATTAGACCCAATTATTGAGATACGCCCAAGTTTGAATCAGATTGATGATCTGATCGAAGAAATTCAGGTTCGCTGCGAATTAGACGAAAGGGTTCTGGTGACCACTCTGACCAAAAGAATGGCCGAAGAATTAGCCAAGTATTTAACTAAAGTCAACATTCGTTGTCGTTATATTCACTCCGACGTGGATACTCTCGAGCGTATCGAAATTATGCAGGACTTACGTAAAGGAATTTTTGATGTTTTGATCGGGGTAAACTTACTTCGTGAAGGTCTGGATTTACCTGAAGTTTCCCTTGTTGCTATTTTAGATGCCGACAAAGAAGGCTTTTTAAGAAATCACAGATCATTGACCCAAACTATAGGTCGTGCGGCAAGGAATCTTAACGGGAAAGCGATTATGTATGCGGATAAGATCACGGCCAGTATGCAAAAAACAATCGATGAAACCAGTTACCGCAGAACCAAACAAATTAATTTTAATACTCAAAATAATATTGTTCCCCAGGCTCTAAACAAGAAAATTGACAGCGCCTTTACTAAAAACCCTCTGGTAGAATACGAATTAGGACATACCATTCCGGCAGCTGCGGCAGAACCGGAAACAGCTTATTTATCGAAATCGGAACTGGAAAAAATGATTCGTGAAAAAAGAAAATCAATGGAAAAAGCAGCAAAAGAACTGGACTTTTTACAGGCAGCAAAACTGCGTGATGACATTAAAAAACTGCAGGAACAATTGCCTTAA
- a CDS encoding TonB-dependent receptor, with the protein MKKNLFKNQMYLRLQKVLLTPFAFTILLANGNNLTAAENTKNRKNIIQTNQNKQTDLVKGKVVDETGASLPGVTVLVIGTKKGAVTDIDGNYTIEAKVGDVLQFSYVGLQTKTVTVNGSTVNVTLSGGSGESLENVVIIGSRNPTRTVTESAVPIDVIAMKDIATQGAQTNLNQILNMVAPSFTSNTQTVADGTDHLDPAQLRGLGPDQVLVLVNGKRRHTSSLVNINGTPGRGSVGTDLNAIPAFALEKIEVLRDGASAQYGSDAIAGVINLNIKKDTKKIDINLFSGSNFSRNANDHRGGNDGNNYQMDVNYGTNLGKEKSFINLTGSLQLRDATSRANDATGTIYNAYNAIEQRASEDGININSLYGNITNTSNSAQIISLIKNYAPKVSYFTGAQQTNISNATTISQLQTALNFDATDGELAYRKLERRNFNMRIGQSEFKSVQFFLNAAYPINDKLEVYVFGGTSYRNGESAGFFRRPNQSRSYTGLYLNGFLPEIHSTINDLSAATGLRGTIFKDWHFDLSNTYGRNSFDYNIENTVNATLREGSPTEFDAGGLRFAQNTTNFDMSKKINTLNIAFGAEYRYEQYGINAGVPDSYSQYDINGNVVTGTTPANIRVTDFYGAARPGGAQVFPGYRAENAKTEKRNSMALYADLELDVTEKWLLNGAVRFENYSDFGSTTNFKIATRYKLTDNINLRGAFSTGFRAPSLHQIYYESTATQFTGGVPFEVGTFSNDSEIAKLLGIPKLKQEESTSVSAGFTAKIPSANLTITADAYYIKINDRVVLTDQFTPTPLTQPLYDQAGANAATFFANAIDTESKGIDVVLTNKMNLNENLTLKNDLSGTFSKTRKIGNIHASPILEAAGQVNTYFSESSRIYLEEAVPRVKVNLTNGLTYKKFDFFLRNVYFGEVTDPNVADVNGDGFVGATIVNGKAVENEHPVWGGRVITDMSVGFKISPIAKIIIGANNIFDIYPDKNLGPQTARRANGVDANGNITYAATPTAIDLSNQNQFVYSRNVSQFGQNGRFVFARLSLSF; encoded by the coding sequence ATGAAGAAGAATCTATTCAAAAACCAAATGTATTTACGACTCCAAAAAGTGTTACTCACACCTTTTGCATTCACTATTCTTTTAGCAAACGGCAACAATCTTACTGCTGCTGAAAATACGAAAAACCGAAAAAACATTATTCAGACCAATCAAAACAAACAAACCGATCTTGTCAAAGGAAAAGTTGTCGATGAAACAGGAGCCTCTTTACCGGGAGTTACTGTTTTGGTCATCGGTACCAAAAAAGGAGCTGTTACTGATATTGACGGAAACTATACTATTGAAGCTAAAGTTGGCGACGTTCTGCAATTTTCATATGTAGGGTTACAAACCAAAACCGTAACGGTTAACGGATCAACTGTAAATGTTACGCTATCGGGAGGCAGTGGTGAAAGCCTGGAGAATGTAGTGATTATTGGTTCGCGTAACCCTACCCGAACTGTTACAGAATCAGCAGTTCCTATAGATGTTATTGCAATGAAGGATATTGCAACACAAGGCGCACAAACCAACCTGAATCAGATTTTGAACATGGTAGCTCCTTCCTTTACTTCAAATACCCAAACGGTAGCTGACGGAACGGATCACCTAGATCCGGCGCAATTAAGAGGTTTAGGCCCTGATCAGGTATTGGTTTTAGTAAATGGTAAAAGAAGACATACCTCCTCTTTAGTTAACATAAACGGAACTCCGGGAAGAGGATCAGTAGGAACCGATTTGAATGCAATTCCCGCTTTCGCTCTTGAAAAAATAGAAGTACTGAGAGATGGTGCTTCTGCTCAATATGGCTCAGACGCTATAGCAGGGGTAATTAATCTTAACATAAAAAAAGACACTAAAAAAATAGATATTAATCTCTTCTCAGGAAGTAATTTTTCACGAAATGCTAACGATCACAGGGGAGGAAACGATGGTAACAATTACCAGATGGACGTTAATTACGGAACTAATTTAGGCAAAGAAAAGAGTTTTATTAATTTAACGGGGAGCTTGCAATTAAGAGATGCCACAAGCAGAGCTAATGATGCCACAGGCACTATCTATAACGCCTATAATGCGATTGAACAAAGAGCTTCAGAAGACGGAATAAATATAAATTCTCTGTACGGAAACATTACCAATACTTCTAATTCTGCTCAAATTATAAGCTTAATAAAAAACTATGCTCCCAAAGTAAGTTATTTTACCGGGGCACAACAAACGAATATCAGTAATGCCACAACTATTTCGCAATTACAAACGGCCCTCAATTTTGATGCCACAGACGGAGAACTGGCTTACCGAAAACTTGAAAGAAGAAACTTTAATATGAGAATAGGGCAATCTGAATTTAAAAGTGTTCAGTTCTTTTTGAATGCCGCCTATCCCATAAATGATAAATTAGAAGTTTATGTTTTTGGTGGAACCAGTTATAGAAATGGTGAATCTGCCGGCTTTTTCAGAAGACCTAATCAATCAAGATCTTATACCGGTTTATACTTAAATGGTTTTTTACCCGAAATTCATTCTACCATTAATGACCTTTCTGCTGCAACAGGACTTAGAGGTACTATTTTTAAAGACTGGCATTTTGATTTGAGCAATACATACGGCCGAAATTCCTTTGATTATAATATCGAAAACACTGTAAATGCAACTTTAAGAGAAGGCTCCCCTACTGAATTTGATGCCGGAGGTTTGCGTTTTGCTCAAAACACAACTAATTTTGATATGAGCAAAAAAATCAATACCCTGAACATCGCTTTTGGTGCCGAATATCGCTACGAACAGTACGGCATCAATGCCGGGGTTCCTGATTCTTACAGTCAATACGATATCAACGGAAATGTAGTTACCGGTACAACACCTGCCAACATAAGAGTGACTGATTTTTATGGTGCCGCGAGACCAGGTGGAGCACAGGTTTTTCCGGGTTACAGAGCTGAAAATGCAAAAACCGAAAAAAGAAACAGTATGGCTCTCTATGCCGATTTAGAGTTAGATGTAACCGAAAAATGGTTATTAAACGGAGCTGTTCGCTTTGAAAATTATTCTGATTTTGGAAGCACTACTAATTTTAAAATTGCCACCCGCTATAAACTCACAGACAACATCAATTTACGAGGTGCTTTCTCAACAGGATTCAGAGCTCCATCCTTACACCAAATTTATTATGAATCCACTGCAACACAATTTACCGGAGGAGTCCCTTTTGAAGTAGGAACTTTTAGCAATGATTCTGAAATCGCAAAATTACTTGGAATTCCGAAATTAAAACAAGAAGAATCAACCAGTGTAAGTGCCGGATTTACAGCTAAAATTCCATCAGCCAACCTTACCATAACTGCAGACGCTTATTACATCAAAATAAACGACAGAGTAGTACTTACCGATCAGTTTACACCAACTCCGCTGACTCAGCCTTTATATGATCAGGCTGGCGCAAATGCGGCAACTTTCTTCGCCAATGCCATTGATACCGAATCTAAAGGAATTGATGTGGTACTTACCAACAAAATGAACCTAAATGAAAATCTGACTTTAAAAAATGACTTGTCCGGTACCTTTTCAAAAACACGTAAAATAGGAAACATCCATGCCTCTCCTATACTGGAAGCGGCAGGTCAGGTAAATACTTATTTTTCAGAATCCTCAAGAATTTATTTAGAAGAAGCAGTACCCCGGGTAAAAGTAAATCTGACAAACGGCCTTACCTACAAAAAATTCGATTTCTTTTTAAGAAACGTTTACTTTGGAGAAGTAACAGATCCAAACGTTGCTGACGTAAACGGTGATGGTTTTGTAGGCGCCACAATTGTAAATGGAAAAGCGGTAGAAAACGAACATCCTGTTTGGGGAGGAAGAGTGATTACCGATATGTCTGTAGGTTTTAAAATTAGCCCTATTGCTAAAATCATAATCGGTGCTAACAATATTTTTGATATTTATCCGGACAAAAACCTTGGACCGCAAACAGCAAGAAGAGCCAATGGTGTTGATGCAAATGGAAATATAACCTATGCCGCTACTCCAACTGCTATTGATTTATCCAACCAAAATCAATTTGTGTATTCCAGAAATGTATCACAATTTGGTCAAAACGGACGTTTTGTTTTTGCAAGATTAAGCCTTAGCTTTTAA